The following coding sequences lie in one Haematobia irritans isolate KBUSLIRL chromosome 3, ASM5000362v1, whole genome shotgun sequence genomic window:
- the LOC142229670 gene encoding annexin B10-like, producing the protein MDYDPIPTVVPAEPLDVEADTAALRAAMKGFGTDEQAIIDILTARSNSQRQQIKENFLREYGRDLIEDLKSELGGKFEDVIVALMMTPVQYLCKQLHKAMAGMGTNESALVEILCTKTNEEMAEIVACYENMYDRPLAEHMCSETSGHFRRLLTLIVTGVRDPVGTVDPDKAKEQAEQLYNAGEAKLGTDEEVFNRIMAHGSFAQLRLVFDEYKQLSGQTIEQAIKHEMSGELHEAMMAIVECVQSPPAFFANRLFKAMDGMGTDDTTLIRIIVSRSEIDLGNIKEEFERIYNRTLVSAVKSETSGDYKRALCALIGGA; encoded by the exons ATGGATTATGAT CCGATTCCTACTGTGGTACCTGCAGAACCTCTAGATGTGGAAGCAGATACTGCAGCTTTAAGGGCCGCTATGAAAGGATTTGGAACCGATGAGCAGGCAATCATTGATATACTTACAGCCCGCTCGAATTCCCAACGTCAACAAATAAAGGAGAACTTTTTGCGTGAATATGGAAGAGATTTGATTGAGGATTTAAAAAGTGAATTGGGAGGAAAATTTGAAGATGTCATCGTAGCCCTTATGATGACTCCCGTCCAATATTTGTGCAAGCAATTGCATAAAGCTATGGCTGGTATGGGAACTAATGAGAGCGCATTGGTTGAAATCCTATGCACTAAGACTAATGAAGAAATGGCCGAAATTGTGGCATGCTATGAGAATATGTACGACCGCCCATTGGCCGAACATATGTGCAGTGAGACTTCGGGTCATTTTCGACGTTTGCTGACATTAATTGTAACTGGAGTACGTGACCCTGTGGGCACTGTAGATCCTGATAAGGCCAAAGAGCAAGCTGAACAATTGTACAATGCTGGCGAAGCTAAATTGGGCACCGATGAAGAGGTCTTTAATCGTATCATGGCACATGGAAGTTTTGCCCAACTGCGTTTGGTATTCGATGAATATAAACAGTTATCGGGCCAAACAATTGAGCAGGCTATTAAACATGAAATGAGTGGGGAATTGCATGAAGCCATGATGGCAATTG TTGAATGCGTTCAATCGCCGCCAGCCTTCTTTGCCAATCGTCTATTTAAGGCTATGGATGGTATGGGTACGGATGATACTACTCTTATACGAATTATTGTCTCTCGATCAGAGATAGATTTGGGTAATATCAAAGAAGAGTTTGAACGTATTTATAATCGTACTCTCGTCAGTGCTGTGAAG TCCGAGACTTCTGGAGATTATAAGAGAGCCTTGTGTGCCTTAATCGGTGGAGCCTAA
- the LOC142229559 gene encoding annexin B10-like, whose protein sequence is MMNYQAVPTVVPVQPFDAATDAAALRAAMKGFGTDEQAIIDILTSRSNAQRQQIKDEFLREFGRDLIDDLKSELGGIFEDVILALMMPPAQYLCKHLHKAMAGMGTDETTLVEILCTKSNEEMAEIVACYENMYDRPLAEQMCSETSGHFRRLLTLIVTGVRDPVGSVDAAKAKEQAEQLYNAGEAKLGTDEEVFNRILSHCSFAQLRLVFDEYKELSGQTLEQAIKHEMGGEMHEAMMAIVECVQSPAAFFANCLFKAMSGAGTDDTALIRIIVSRSEIDLGNIKDEFERLFDRTLVSAIRSETSGDYKRALCALIGGA, encoded by the exons atgatgaATTATCAA GCCGTTCCAACCGTTGTTCCAGTGCAACCTTTTGATGCAGCGACAGATGCTGCAGCTCTTCGCGCAGCTATGAAAGGTTTTGGAACCGATGAACAGGCAATAATTGACATTCTAACATCTCGAAGCAATGCCCAACGTCAACAGATTAAGGACGAATTTTTGCGGGAATTTGGTCGTGACCTGATTGATGATTTGAAAAGTGAACTTGGAGGCATATTTGAAGATGTTATCTTAGCTCTGATGATGCCCCCAGCCCAGTATTTGTGCAAACATTTACACAAAGCTATGGCTGGAATGGGTACCGATGAGACAACTCTTGTGGAAATACTTTGCACCAAATCTAATGAAGAAATGGCCGAAATAGTGGCATGCTATGAGAATATGTATGACCGTCCATTGGCTGAACAAATGTGCAGTGAAACATCGGGTCATTTTCGTCGTTTGTTGACCTTAATTGTGACTGGCGTAAGAGATCCAGTTGGTTCTGTAGATGCAGCAAAGGCCAAAGAGCAAGCCGAGCAATTATATAATGCTGGCGAAGCTAAATTGGGCACCGATGAGGAGGTTTTCAATCGTATACTATCCCATTGCAGTTTCGCTCAACTACGTTTGGTGTTTGACGAATATAAGGAATTATCGGGGCAAACATTGGAGCAAGCAATCAAACATGAAATGGGTGGTGAAATGCATGAAGCAATGATGGCTATTG tGGAATGTGTTCAATCTCCTGCAGCCTTCTTCGCAAATTGTCTTTTTAAAGCAATGTCTGGGGCTGGTACAGATGACACAGCTTTAATACGCATTATTGTCTCACGATCTGAAATAGATTTGGGAAATATTAAAGATGAATTTGAGCGTTTATTCGATCGTACTTTGGTTAGTGCGATTAGG TCGGAAACATCTGGAGATTATAAAAGAGCTCTTTGTGCTTTAATTGGCGGTGCCTAA